The nucleotide sequence TTCTTGGATTGCTTTCAACTGGAAAGCTATTAGTTATTTCATTCTTTCAGATGAAATAATAGGTGAAAGAATGGAAACAATTGAAGCTGAATACGTTAATTGGGTTTCTGGTTTAGTTTTCCCCATACTATTTGCAGTTTTTTATTTACTTGGATTACCACTATTGATGTTAGGTATTGACTTATTATCTAAGTGGGGGTTGGAAAAAAGAAAAGACCATCAGAATGATTTGAAAATATCTGATTTTAAAAGGTTGACATTAGTTGCTAAGGAAGAATTTTTACTGGAACAAGAAAAGGCTGGTTATAGAGATACAAAAACTCTTAATGCTAAAATTGAATTACTAACAAATCAACTAAGAGAAAAAGAAGAATTGGTTGGTCAATTAAATCGGAGAATTTCCGTTTTAGAAGATTTTGGAAATGAAGGTATTGTTCATACTAATAATTTAGAAAGAATTTATCAGGAATTTCTTAATAATCAAAAGTATGTTAGGGGGTTGGATTTAATAATTGAAGAATTAGAACGAGGTGAAGATGTTAAGGTTTCTGATGAATTAGAACACTTTTTTATAACTAATGGTTTGTTGAAAATAACTAACATAAATGGTGATATAAAATATTCGTTGACACCAGAATCTAGATACATATACCAACGAATAATGGATGACAAATTATTGCAACGAAAATAACTATGAATAGACAAAGTTTTGATGAGATTTATAAAACTACGTTCAAAAAATGTTACATTAATGATAAAAATGTTCCAATTTTAACTGTGTACGTTGGTAAAAGGGATGATGAGAGAGAAGAGGATGTTTTGTATACTTACAGCATAGACCGTGAAGAATATGATTTAAATCCAAATGAAGCCGTTAAAAATGGTAGGTTCGAGCAAATGAAACAAATAATAAGAGATTATAAAATTAATGATTCACCAGAAGATTTATTGAAATGGATAATATCTCGAACAACGAAACCCTAATCTACAAGTCATTTTTTTTCTTCATCTAGCAGTTTTATTTAGGTCTATTATTATTCTTTGTACTGTCTTAGCTGACAGATTATATTCTTCTGCAATTTGATTATATCTTTCTGTTTTACTTCCTTCAATCTGATAGAACCTGTCATAGATTGAAATTGACTGAATCAGGGAAGTATTTGCGTTTATTTCATTTCTTATAAGTTGAACCACTACTGATAACATTGGTGGTGTATTGATTAATTCATATTTGGTCATTTCTTGTTAATGATTTTGTAGATAGTCTTGCTAGACTTTATTAGGTGTTTACTGTAGTAGAATTCTAGAATATCTTGAACGCTTAAATCTTCTATGTAGTAAAGTTGTTGGATAAGCTTATCACGTTCTGATAGCTTGTTGAAGTGAATGGTCAATCTATCATTTGCTTCCAGTTGAGAATCTAGGTTTAAATCTGATTCAATCAAGTCTGCTTTGGTGGTTCCTTCACCATCATCATCATAAAATGATTCATCCAAAGAAATATTATTGTTCTGGTACTTGTTGAGATAATCAACACAAGTAAAATACAAGCGTTTATAGCTGTATGTTTTAAAGCTTGCTAGTGAATCATCATAACTTTCTAATAGTGTTGATAGTTGGATGTAACACTCTTGGAATAGGTCTTCTCTATAAGATTTGGGGAATTTATTTACTATACGTTGGATTATGTCTTTTTTGGTATGTTCTTTCAATTTTCATTATCGCAATATTTAAATTCATTACTTAATAATAAATAGTATGAAAAATGAAAAAGTACAGATTATTGAGATATTTATTTTTCTGGTTGAAGAATGTGAATTAGTTTTTATCCAAAAGGTACTAGCAAACATTGCTTGAATAGAAGAATACTATAAGTGCAGATTCTGCACCTTTACAATTTATGTAAAACCTATAAGTGCAATATCTGCACCTTTTAAAAGTGCAGAATCTGCACCTTTCAACTAATTAAATCCTTCCTAATTATATCCTTTCTTAAATAACTAGAGTAATTAAAGAATAACATAGTAATAGTATAATATCAAGATAGCGTAGTGGTTCAATTTGTTTCAATCTAAATTTTTACAATTGAGATTATTAAGATTTATCTAATTCTATTCTTTGTTTTTAATTAAAATAAATTGGAATCATTCTTCAATTGTAATTCAATTGTATTTAAAACATATCAAATTTATAATTTTAAGATATGTTAGGTTAATTATTTATTCAAATTGGTATATGTGTATAGAATTTTATTTATAATAGCTTAAAATGCTTTAAATTGATTAAAACATTTTCAACCTAAATAATTGCGTTAACATTAATTCAATTTATACAACTTTAATTTAAATAAAAAAAATAAATATTTAAATTAATATCAACTTCATTTTGATTTCTCAATTTTATTTACTCTTATTGCAGTAATAACATTCATTACTAGATAATTACATTAAATGTTAAAGTTTGTTAAAGTTTAAGGATAAATAGTCTTTTTACATATTTCAAACTATTTATTGATGTAACCAATGAGTTACAAGGGTTGTTGGTGGGGATAAGCTCCCACCAACATCTTCACCCTAACCAAGAAGAATAATAATGAAGAATAGAAAAAAAGAAAATGAAAAAAGAAAACACATCAAACAAAACATCATTCATACAACTACACATTGATGTACTAAGTAGAACTGATATAACACTTACAGAAAAGATTCTTATCTCAATAATCACTAGTTATCAAAGAAATGGTGATAAATGTTATCATTCAATAGATGATTTTAAAGATAAAATAGGTGTATCCAAAAGAACAATCATCAAATCATTAAAAAACCTAGAAACAAAAGGTATTATCCAAAGGGATAAATTCAAAAATCTAGGTATTACTAAGAATCAATACCTAAACAGAAAAGGTACTATCTACATTGAAAAGGGTGTTACACCAACTAGAACTAAAATTAAATCCAAAGGTGCAGATTATACACCTACTATAAAACCTAAAAGTGCAGAATCTGCACCTACTGTTGTTAATACACTTCCAACAGAAAAAGAAATAACAAGTAAGATTATAAAAAAGAAGAATATGATAGATTCAAAAACACTACGTACATATAGAGCATCTTTAACTGATGCACAATTAGATAAATATGATGCTGATATAATTGAATTAGCTAATAAAGGTGCTTCACTGGAAGAAATTAAATCAATAGTTGGTGATGTTGTACCAATGGAAAATATTAAGCCAGTTGAACTTCCATATGTATCAACACCAGCAGTTGAACAATATAAAGCAGAACAAGAAATAGTGAAGCTTCAAAATGAAGTGAACCAAGAACAATTGGTGAAGGATGAAGCATTCAAATTCTTTATGAAGGTGGCAGCAGAATCTAAATATTTCAATGAAGCTAATGATGCAGTTATTAATAAGCTTGCCAATTGGATTAATCAGCAAGTAGAACTTAAAAATATAGCAGTAGGTGAATTCAGAATTGATAACAGAATGATACAAGGTGATAGAAGTAACTATGAAACTATCTCAAAACTTAAGCAGTTCATCAAAGAAGAAAAGAAGACTACAACTACTAAAGAAATATTAGAACCACTTACAACCGTTAAGGATGATTTGAAACCATCAGCACAAGCTTCTGTAGCAGCTTTACCAATCACTGATGAAGTATTAGATGGTAAACCTTCCAAATCAATTGAAGATACTAGGGAAGATATATTGGAAGAATTCCTAAACAGCTAGAAAATAAAATTGTTAAAGTTTGAACTTTTTGAAAGTACGGACTATTTATAATAAAGAAAGAAATTATGGAAGAAACACTAGATAAGATTAACCAGCTTCAGGACGAACTGAAAGCATCTTTGGACAAAATCAATAACATCCTAACAAACTTGGAAGCTAATTTTTAGACCGCCACAATCTGATTTTGTCAAACATAGCAGCTAAGCACAAGGAAGCAAACAAGTAAATCAACATTCTTGGTATAGAGATTTCAATGGGATGAATGAAGTTGTCAAAAACTAAATCAGATGTTAGCATAAAGCAAAGAAACATTATCTGTCTACTAACAATATCTAGTCCTTGGAATAATATGTTTGGTTCTTCCGGTAAAGCTTTGAATGTTACTCTTAACCAAAGTAATTGAAAGAAATATAAAAAAGACAAAACTGAACAATATATGATTACAGTGGTAAACGAATTTTCGTCAAAAAACTCTCTTTCAAATCTATGAATACATATGTACCAAAAAGGTACTGCTGTAAATGCTGATAAAATCCCCAAAATTTCTTTGGGTGTATCAACTAAATCTTTGAGACTAAACATATCTAAATATTAAAACACCAAAATACTAATAAGCTACCAACGTAGCACAAAAGAAATGCAGAATGAGAATTGAACAATTACGATACACAATACAACTACCTAAGACAACACCACATAAAACTATCTAGAAAAGAATTAGATATACTATTTGAAAATAAAGAAGCAAACAAAGAAATAATCATCAGAAGCCAGTTTGCAATGGTGATTCATCTGGTGAATAAATTTTCATTCACAACAAAACATACACTAAGTGATTTAATATCATATGCACTGGAAGGTTTGATGATAGCCTACCATAATTATGATGAATCCAAATCAAACAAAGGTTTCAGTTCATTTGCCAGTTATGGTATCAGAAATAACCTTCTATCCTTAATCGATTCAAAACAGAACGAAAGCGATATAATATCAAAACCAATCAACAAAGAAACAGAACACCCAACAGCTTATGTGTTTTCAAATTGGGATTCTGATGATGCTGATTACAAGTTTGAAGATATGTTTGAAGCATCAGAACCAGAACCAGATGATAATGATGAAAAGCTGATACAGCTAATTAAAGACCATCTAAAGAAACCAAATTGGGCTGATGTGGTAATACTTCATTTAGGGTTAGGAAGACAAAACAAGCTAAGACTAAGAACAATAGCAGAAAAGTATAATGTTACATCATCTAGGATAGGTCAAATCTTTGATAAGAATATAGAACGACTACAAAACAATCCAGAATTTCTGATTAGATTAAGACAGATAACAAGGAGATGAGCAAGACAAGAAAGAAGATTGAGTATCAACACAAACCATCCGGTAAAATAGGAAGGTTTGCTAGGGTAGACCAATACAATAAGACTTACCCTGAAGGTGCAACGGTAATTACATTAGAAGGTGGGATGGAACTTATTGATGAACACAAGAATTTTGAACGCATTAATAAGTATAACATCTAATCAATCATCATCTGGTGGTTGATTCTTCCAGTAGTATTTATCCAACCACATCAATCGTTCTTTACACAAACAACAACATATAACGAATGTCAAAAATTTATAAATGTGTTTGCGGTGAAATATTAAAAGAACCACCGAGGATAATGTAATCACCATTTTTATTATTTCAATTAAATCTGCTATGCTCATAACCTAAAATTTTATAGTTCACTGTATATATGTAATGATTGAAAATCTAGACTTTAAAAAAAAGTACACCCCAATTTCACCCACGCTATCAAAAAAAATTATATCTAAATCCGAAACATCTTCACTTAAATCTTCAATTGTAATCCCATTAGTCAGATAATAAAAGGACACGTTTTTTGTACTCCATTTTCAAAAGTTGGTTACCTATTTATAGTTGACTGTAACAAGTAAATTGCCCATCCTACTTTATAAACAAATAAGTACCACATTTTGTTTTTTTTCTTATTTACCTCTACTAGGAAATTTTATTCAACTACTCCAAGTAAACTATGGACTAATAATCCCTTTATACTGAAAACTCATTCCCATCTATACAGTACACCCCAAAGCTATAATGACTCTTTCTAGGTGGCTGTAACGTGAAATTGAACACCCAAAGAACATCATCATAAACCAATTATGAATGTACTTTTAGTGCTGTTGAACAATCAAAGAACATCATCATAAACCATTTAAGGATGCCCTAATAAGGCATTTCTTTGTTGGGTTCCGCAATCTTGAAACAACGTATTGTGTGAAGTGGTGATTCTCGGTAATCGATAAATAATTGATACAAATATCTGCTGAATTAGAGCCTTATACAAAAATGTCACAGTTCAACGTGAACCATTATAACACCAGTTCAAGTTCTACTGTTCCTTTTAATAGTCCACTAATACCAGAAGAAAAATCTAAAGCATAAAAAAAGGGCTATCCAATTAAGGATAGCCCAGTTGTCAAAATAAATTATTCACCTAAGAACAATTATTTGATGTAAAGATAGAAGATTACTTCCAATCCTTCATATACTGTTTCTTAAGTTCAAGTAGCCTACAACCTATTCTTTCATAAGGATGTTCCAGATAAGTTTTACCTTCAATAACAACACCTTTTTTATCGTCCCATTTACCATATCTACTTTCTAATTGAGATACAGTCATATCTTCATATTTAGATACATCAAATTCTTCTGATAGATACTTACTGATTTCATCACTTCTTTTTGACCAATCAGATTCTAAACCAAATTTAGCTACTTCTTCATCAGTAGCATTTTGATTGTGTATAGATTCTTCTTGGTTTACTATACGCTGTACTTCATTTAGATAATCCTTAGCTTTCTTAGAACTTTCATCATTCAATTCAAAACTCTTAACTATAGCATCGGTATCTGGATATTTACCGTTGAAAACATCTTCAAAGAACTTTTCCAGCATTAGCTTATTAAGGTGTTTGAAACCTTTTCTATCCATTTCACCAAAATCCTTTTTGTTAGAATCAATCATATCTTGAATATCAGATATGAGTGCTTCTAATTCACTTTTTGAATAACCTTTGATAAGGTTGTGTACTTCCTTGTTCATATTGTAAATAATTATTGTTAGACCATAAATCTACCAGGTTATTTCTGACAAAAAAAATAGCTACCCAATAAGAGTAGCTATTACAAATGAAGATTAATCCCTACAATTAATTTTCAAGTTATAAAGATAATATTACTTATATGAAAATTCCTACTAAACCCAATTAGATATGATTTGAATAATGAAGCCAACTAATAATATTCCAGCACCCAATTTCACTAGATTATTTTTCTTAGTTGCTTTCTTTATACGTCTAGCTGTTTCATCAGAACTATATAAGAAACTACCACCTTCCGATATTGGACTATTGAAATAAATAAGCATTGCACCTATGATATCAAAGACCAAACCTATTGAATTAACCATTGCTGAAACCATCCTACAAGTTTAGGTATATATCATCAATTTCTTCCTGTTGTATTCCTAGATAGATTCTAGTTGTAGCTGTAGAAGAATGATTGAAGATTTGACTTAACATAATCAAGCTTCTTTCTGATTCACCATCATTAGACCACACCCTTCTACCAAATGATTTTCTTAAGCTATGTGATGTGGTATCTTTATTAAAATACTTCTTAAGTAATCTATTGACGTGCTGACTGGAGTAAACTGAACCCTTCTGTGATACAAATACATTACCACCACCTTCATATGCTATTTCATCTTTAAAGTAGCTTAAAGCATCTTTAATTGCATCATTGATAGTTAAGGTTCGTTTCTTCTTTGTTTTCTTTTCTTGAATGGTGATGGAATCCTTTTTAAGTTGGTCATAGGTTAGATGTAACAAATCATCAATCCTCAATCCTAAGTTGATACCACAAATAATAAGCAGTCCAAAGTTCTTATCCTTAGAATTGGAACGGATGATTTTAAGTGCAGTAGTTGTTGCTTTATCAAATGGTATATATGGCGAACCGGTCATAGTTATAAGGTGTTTGTAAAGTTATTAAATAGGGTGCTACCATTGAAGATAGCACCCATTATTAGTTATTTGTAATCATCAATCTTTTCAATCCTAACATCTATTTCATTTGTTAGCATATCACAATAGATTCCTTCTGCACTATCCAATAGCTGGTGGTTATTATCTAGGTAGAATACCTTGTAGACATCATTCCAACCTAGAACGATAAATACATAACCATCTAGATGATGTCCATTGACTTTGAGCAATAATCCAGCATCCTTATAATTGGTTGCTTTAGATACACCCCAGCTATAGAAGATAGCACCAGATGCTTTTAGAAGGTTAAACGTTTCTTGTGTGTTGAACTCACGTTCGCAGTACTGTTGTAAATTTTCCATTGTTCTAATTTTAATGGGTTAATAATTTATTTTGACAGTACAAATATAATGTTCATTTATGAGATTAAACAAATGTAAACGAACATTATATCAAACTTTAACGTTTGTATGTATTATAAATTCTCATAATGTTCAGTATTCTACAAAATGAACATTATTTTAATTAGGTTACCTTTACATCTATTGTATATACAAATAAATTGATGAAGTAATTTTTAATTTTAGAATTAGTTTACATTAGCATTCTAAAACTATAATTATGAAAGAATATAAAATATTAACTTCAAATACGATAAATGGAATACAAGAATACGTAACCACATATATGAATGATGGGTGGAAACCACAAGGTGGTATCAGAATGATTAGTTCTGTATGGCATCAAGCTGTAATTAAAGAGTGATATGGGGTGTGGGGTGGTGTAAGATATGCGTGTTGGCTATCTATCTAATGATTTTAATGGTTTTAATGGGCTACGGTTATAGTCTATTTGTCCCATTGGCGTTTGTCAAACGTAAACCCTTTTACAACACCCTACTTAAAAATCAGAATAACTCTGAAAAGGGAACTATATATATCTTTCGCTCTAAGTAGCTAGGATTAAAAATGGTTAATCTCCCTTTACGATTTTCATTATACTTAATTATCTTCTGAACGAAAATATGTTGGTCATTAAAGTAAAGTATATCTGATTTTTCTACATCAACTTCATATTTTTCTTGGACATAATCGATTACTAACTGGTAATTTTCTGTTTCGTCCACTTCTAGATATGATGGAAGTCTAGTAAAAATGTTAATTACAATTAACCCTAGGAAAACCCATTTGGCTCTAAAAGAAAAGTCTTTCTTAGTATTTCCTTTTATGCTGTCTTCAATAGCAAATAATAAAGGACAACACAGAATTATTAGGGTTAAACAATAAAACAAATCGTAGTTGACTATTGGTTTTGATTGGTATCCCAGTAAATAGAAGTTGTAGATAAATATGGCAAATATTAATATGAATAATACTATCGTAAATGTTATCCTTAGATACTTGTCAAATCTAGTTCTACTGGGATTTTCTACAACGTAGGTGCATACTTCAAATGTTATACCCTCTAATATAATAGCATATATAAGAAAAGCTATTACAATTATTGATAGGGCAATTCCGTCATTAATAAGTTGTGATGCTGAAAAGAATCTTACCAAAGAAAAATCAATCATCCATAGATTATAAACTTGAAATATTGCACCAAGAGCTGGTAAGAAGAATAGAAGTAGTAGCTTATATTCTTTATATAATAATTCTAAGTTCTCTTTGAAATCATAAAAAGTATATTCCTTTTTTACTGTCGCAACCTTTTGTTCTTTACTCATTTTAAGCTTTTTATTTTTCCCCCGGCAAATGGTGTAAAAAATGAATTTGATATGAAAATCAACAAGTTATGATTTTAGTATTTATCTTTTTCTTGGTTTAGGGTAAAAAAAATGCAACAATTTTGATTTGTTGCTATATCTAAGAAAATATAAAAAAGAAAAATGAGAATTATATACGATAAATTTAAAAGAAGCTGTTGGTTGATTCTACGTCTTAAGCTTTTCGGCTCGTCGTTATTTTTTGGTTAGGTATTTACCTAGCTACTTCTTGTCAGTAAACCAAGATACAGTTTTACCTTTTCGAACTCTACTGGCACTTTCAGTACCTAAAACTGTTGTACCGTTCCAAGTACGCTTAGTAGCCTTCTCGGTTTTACCCGCAAATAATTTTTTTAAAAAATCCATAATTAGGATGTTTAATTAGTTGTAAATATACAAAAGAATTAAATCATAGGTTATCAGTAAATGGTGTTTCATCTTCTTGATTTTCGGACAAAAAAAATGCAACAATTTCAATTTGTTGCGATATCTAAAAAAATATGAAAAAGAAAAATGAGAATTTATTCGAATTAATTTATGAAGAAGCCGTTGGTTGATTCTACGTCTTAAGCTTTTTGGCTCGTCGTTACTTATTTATTGCTTACGTTTTAAAATCTACCTGGTATCTATCATCTTGATGTTTTTAAATTGTCCCTTTTTGGTTTAAGGTCTACTACTTGTGGTTCTTCCTGTTGAACCAAGTGACAGTTGGTCCACCTCTACCATTTCCACCTTTCTTGACATAGGGGTTTCCAGTAGAACCAATCCAAACACGTCCACCTTCAATGGCGGCGGCTATTGCAGCGAATACTACCAGAACATTTCCGTTGTTCAATTTCATATTGAAAAATTTAAGTTAAGTCACAAATATACCAAATTATCTATTTATAGAATTGATACTAGGATAAATGAATTACGATTATTTTTGATTATCAACTAGTTAGATAGTTTATTATAGTAGTAGTTCATTTCAGCTATTTCCCACGGGGATTGTTCAAATGACGTATTGAAAATGTGTTTGTGTTTGAACTTGGGCTGGTATTGCTCAACCTTGGTATACAGTTGTTTTTTATAGGTAACATTCTTGGGTTCTTTAATCCATTCAATGGTTTGTGGTATGGCTTTAATTGGGTGCATTTCCTTGATTATTGAATACGCTTGATTGGTTACAAATATGTTATCCCATATTGGTGCATTGTATTCAATTTTGACTTCATACATATGCTGATTGTTATCTGATTCAATGAAGATTCGTTTGATGAACTTGTTAATTATCTCTTGTCTTAGATTGAATGGTGTTTCTTGTTTGACGTTGGATAATTCATCCTTAACCTTATCAAGTTTATTAGATGCATCACTTAAATAATCTAATTCCTTTTCTTTCTTATCCAGTATTTCTTCTGTTGATTCAATCTTAGATTGAATAGCTTTTACAATGTCTTCAACATCTCTATCATCGTCTGAATAGAATGATGATTGAATTGCTTTCTTCTTAGCGTTCTTGTGTTTGGTTAGTTCTTTATGAAGTTGTTCGACTTCTAACTGAAGTGTATCTAGTTTAGGTTTATCATCACCGGTGGCAAGTTGAAGGTTGATTTGATTCTTAAGTGATGAAGATGTTAGGGTAGACCATATGAAGTTTTCAATGAAATCTATGTTGATGGACTTGTTACCACAATTCAGTTCTGGAAACCTTTTGGATGAACATAAATAATAATGGTCTGATTTGTCCTTTCTAGTCCTACCATAGTAGTTTCTTCCACATCTACCACATTCAATCATTCCTTCCAATAGATACTTGTGTTTTACATTCTTCCCAGAATTGTTTCTATTGCTTTTTAGATTGTCGTTTACCTTTTTCCATTCTTTAGGTTCAATGATAATAGGATAATCATATTGTTTACGTTCACCCAATTCTTCACTACCTAGATATGCTATTCCTTTATATTTTTCATTTACTATAATACCTCGTACAGTATTACCAGCCCATTTGATATCTTTTATGT is from Nonlabens sp. YIK11 and encodes:
- a CDS encoding tyrosine-type recombinase/integrase, yielding MTGSPYIPFDKATTTALKIIRSNSKDKNFGLLIICGINLGLRIDDLLHLTYDQLKKDSITIQEKKTKKKRTLTINDAIKDALSYFKDEIAYEGGGNVFVSQKGSVYSSQHVNRLLKKYFNKDTTSHSLRKSFGRRVWSNDGESERSLIMLSQIFNHSSTATTRIYLGIQQEEIDDIYLNL
- a CDS encoding recombinase family protein yields the protein MYTRLSKEDADSNSINNQLRTGKLFFKDLGIDESKIKVYNEGEGISGGAEIEDRPQLQQLILDIQNGLISTAWFRDQKRLERSGMTLFLFTEVVKKSKVDVYFGNDLEDFKNPKGFIMRGLKSLLNESTRLEQSWETKKQLHLNMKEGKHRGGMHTYGYTSDENGYVIVDEEEAKIVRRIYQMSMDGIGTRAIARTLNKEGVATRSNTVKGGSGKRITVNKHTGKETITDIKDIKWAGNTVRGIIVNEKYKGIAYLGSEELGERKQYDYPIIIEPKEWKKVNDNLKSNRNNSGKNVKHKYLLEGMIECGRCGRNYYGRTRKDKSDHYYLCSSKRFPELNCGNKSINIDFIENFIWSTLTSSSLKNQINLQLATGDDKPKLDTLQLEVEQLHKELTKHKNAKKKAIQSSFYSDDDRDVEDIVKAIQSKIESTEEILDKKEKELDYLSDASNKLDKVKDELSNVKQETPFNLRQEIINKFIKRIFIESDNNQHMYEVKIEYNAPIWDNIFVTNQAYSIIKEMHPIKAIPQTIEWIKEPKNVTYKKQLYTKVEQYQPKFKHKHIFNTSFEQSPWEIAEMNYYYNKLSN
- a CDS encoding sigma-70 family RNA polymerase sigma factor, which translates into the protein MNNYDTQYNYLRQHHIKLSRKELDILFENKEANKEIIIRSQFAMVIHLVNKFSFTTKHTLSDLISYALEGLMIAYHNYDESKSNKGFSSFASYGIRNNLLSLIDSKQNESDIISKPINKETEHPTAYVFSNWDSDDADYKFEDMFEASEPEPDDNDEKLIQLIKDHLKKPNWADVVILHLGLGRQNKLRLRTIAEKYNVTSSRIGQIFDKNIERLQNNPEFLIRLRQITRR
- a CDS encoding DUF1737 domain-containing protein gives rise to the protein MKEYKILTSNTINGIQEYVTTYMNDGWKPQGGIRMISSVWHQAVIKE
- a CDS encoding helix-turn-helix domain-containing protein → MKKENTSNKTSFIQLHIDVLSRTDITLTEKILISIITSYQRNGDKCYHSIDDFKDKIGVSKRTIIKSLKNLETKGIIQRDKFKNLGITKNQYLNRKGTIYIEKGVTPTRTKIKSKGADYTPTIKPKSAESAPTVVNTLPTEKEITSKIIKKKNMIDSKTLRTYRASLTDAQLDKYDADIIELANKGASLEEIKSIVGDVVPMENIKPVELPYVSTPAVEQYKAEQEIVKLQNEVNQEQLVKDEAFKFFMKVAAESKYFNEANDAVINKLANWINQQVELKNIAVGEFRIDNRMIQGDRSNYETISKLKQFIKEEKKTTTTKEILEPLTTVKDDLKPSAQASVAALPITDEVLDGKPSKSIEDTREDILEEFLNS
- a CDS encoding sigma-70 family RNA polymerase sigma factor, whose product is MKEHTKKDIIQRIVNKFPKSYREDLFQECYIQLSTLLESYDDSLASFKTYSYKRLYFTCVDYLNKYQNNNISLDESFYDDDGEGTTKADLIESDLNLDSQLEANDRLTIHFNKLSERDKLIQQLYYIEDLSVQDILEFYYSKHLIKSSKTIYKIINKK